Genomic DNA from Solanum dulcamara chromosome 4, daSolDulc1.2, whole genome shotgun sequence:
GAATCAGTATCAGGTGTCTGGTGTTGAGGTCGAATATCGGGATCGAGTTTTGAGTCGGATCCAAAGTCGAATATCGAGATCGGATCTCGAGTCAAAAGTCAAGTCTTGAGTTGAGTCCTGGAACAAGTGTTGGATCAGAAAATGGGTCGGGAGCAAGATCAAGTCTTGATTCGAAAGTAGAGTCCCAATTCAGGTGTCGGATGTCGAGGTCAGATGGCAAGGTCGATTCCCGAGTTAGGTGTCGAAATGGAACTCCGAATTAGTTATTAGAATTcttttttatatgataattgATAGTGAGTAACGTGCAATGCACGTTCATAGACActaatttaaagtaaaaaaagtataaattcctaaacttaaaagttaaattacCTACATATCCTTCTACATATCGtattttaaaaactaaaaaagaaaaacaaattggaGAGTTGGCATATTGAGTCACAATGGTTGGCGACATTGGTTTTGGCACTATGTATAGCGACACAAATTATTCATGGGAAAActacataaaataaattaattgtgaaattatttattcaaattggatctaatccaaaatatttttcttaatagaCTCATGGCCCAAACTACCTTTTTACCTCATTTTCTCCCTTTTAATTTCGCGCATGACGTCATGTTGATGTCAGCATCACTgtttcttcttgataccatcagagtatattatattttgatggtatcaagcagtttcttcttgataccatcagagtattatactctgatggtatcaaacagtTTCGCTGAAGCActgtctcttccttcttgataccatcagagtatatatatatcaaacaaTTTATCAAATAGTTTCTTCTTggtaccatcagagtataatatactctgatggtatcaagaaggaagagacagTGTTTTAGCGAAactgcttgataccatcagagtatattatatactctcatggtatcaaatgCGCAAGATAGTTAAAAACTAGGAGTATACAAATAATGAGGCATCTAGtgataaataatttctttttttgaagtataacaataattatccaaTTATTCATTTGgtagaaaataaagaatataCTGCATAACaggaaaaaattaataaaaacataTTTCATGTATTGTATCCGTTTTCTTTGGTGTCTCTTCCGATTAGATAGCTACGAGATAAGCAGAGGAAGGCGTAGTTACCAAGGTAAGAGGGAAATCAATCACATAGTTACCaatttcatatatttatgtCCTCATTCATGTAAGAGAACTCATTAAAATTAGCTAATGTTTTAATCATGTGTCTGAATgcgaaaatgaaaaaaaaaaagaatatttcaCTTGAAAGTTTTCTAATATTAGTATTcatgccaaaataaataaataaataaatatatatgttgtgGATATTACTTAAATGGGCAACCAAAATAGGACACCTCATGAAATTTTCACTAAATTACAAGGTAAAGCAAGGTGAGTTCAAGAATAGAAGAGTTTCAAGCTCTACAAGTCACGTTTTCCTAAAATTTAAACACTGCAGATTACAACTGCAATATATCATGAATAAATTCAGACGAATATGGTTTTAGGGAAAGAATGTGAATGACGAAACCAGTAAGTCTTCATTTGATCTGCAGCATATATTCTTGGACTAGAAAAGAGAACAAATACACAATCGCTCACTTCAATTTAACTGTATACTCAGATCCATCTGAATGAATGTACAAAGAAGTGTCCTATACTTCAAAAGTTCAAGACGAAATACTATACAACCATCATTGTAACTCCTAAATGCACCGCCTTCCAAGGTTGTAAAATTGTGAGGTTAGCGAAGGTCTACAATATCAAacttcatgtttgcattcataTAGACATGAGAACAGTGTTCATATATTGGACTTCCATCCTCAGACTCCTCGTGAGGATGAAAACCACGTTGTTGACAGTTTCGAATAACAGACACACCAGCAGGATCAGACAAGTGGAATATGCCATGAGGACTGTCACATAAAGAAACTGCAATCAGTATTTGGAGTCACTTCCATTATTAGACTCTTTTTCAGATCTCAGATGATGATGCAAGGAATATCTGTACTCGGTAGGTTTTAGGACTCCAGAGCTTAAAAAACTTTTTTAATAAGTGCATTTCTTGGTGGCATCGCATGGGACTGAACAGCCCAAAGGCATGGCCAAGTCCAAGCACTGCCACAGTAAGTCACCAGAATTTTGATTCAATTAAAATCATTCGATAATTGACTTATTTAAAAGAGAGCTTAGAGCACCCAAGACTCGCATAGTTAAATTACAATTCACAAGAGTGTTCACTATGGAGCTGGGAGTTTGAACAATATTACTTAGCAAAGAACTGCATTGAGAATCCTTTTTTGTGTACAAGCTAATCGAGCAATACCAGAGAATTGATATACCTGGCTGTGTCTGTAGGAGCCATCACAATTGCAATTGCTTCTGGCAACATAATCTACAAATGAGCCAAAAGAAAGTGTGTCAAGAGAAACAAAAAATGCACCCTCTGATAAAAAATTGAACAGTTACAAATCCATTCTCATCCCATGGGAAGAAAATCTTTGATTAGGTAATATAATTCGCATTTTTCTGATGATTCTCTAAAATGATTTGAAATCTATAGCAAATTCTTTTGCCACAAGTAAAAGATATTCAATATACAGAACTACGCAAAACCGCCTATTGTTAGATTGTAAAGTTACATTCTGCCATTTCATATTTTCACTTAAGATGGAGAGGTTTCAACTTCTGagaaatataaataaagaaatatacACACTTTATATTCCAAAGAATTGGATATTTGAAGCTCTCTGTCATATCTAAGGTAAAGTAACAcaaagcattgcttattacctGATAAGAATAATGAGTGTGCAGATCAACTGATGACATAAAACATGTTTGTGATGGATGAGTCTGCAATTTACCACAAACAAGAAGCCAACAAGTCATACTCATGGGTGATAAAACCTGTCAAGATGTGAGAAACTAAATCTAGTTCTTTTACACCACACAAGAGACTTCTCCTGCAAATGCTTCATCTTTGTTTCCAATATAGTAGATTTTAGGCTAGTTATGACAACAAAGAATCTAATAACTGTGAGAACAATCGAAGATTCAACTAAAGTCAGACCCTACAAtctttaaaaataaacaaagcCACTAGCTTTACCAAAGCATATTGTGACCTTAATGAGTGAAACAGAACCATCAACTACGTCGGCATAAAGCCATAAACCATAACAGAGTCCCCAACTATGAATGCAAATGATATAAAACTTATTACTATCAAGGTACCCAAGTGTTTGGTTAGCTCCCATGACTCCAACCgatattgaaagaaaaataatgataCTAACAGATAGCTGTCAAGCAGCACTGCAGAAACTTTTACAAGATTCAAGAGAGCacaaactctataaaacttgtaaAGGTGTTAACTATACAATTCATACAATTCCATGGAATCAGAACACATCTATATCAGCTGAACTTTCTCATCTACTTATCTTATTCCACAGAGACAACAAAGTCAATTCACTGTTCAAATCTTCATATTATAGAGTAGAAGACACTTATGTTGCATAGAATCATAAGTCAACATATCTGCTTGTAATACTTACATGGATCCAACCAAGAGGAAAGAGAGAGCGCTTGTCTTGAAtatcaaaaatctcttcttcaTTTAGTGTCTGACACTGAGAATCAAAAGTTGTGTTAAGAAACATGTGGAAACCACTTTTTATCATTCAAGcatatgtaaatattttattctttaactAGTATGACATATCCTTTCATGTAGTAGTATCATGCTCGCACCCTCATTTTAAAATCAGGACAGTGTAAAAATAGAATATTAGGAAAGCGTATCTGAAATTTAGAAACAATCAACTAACTTATTGTTTCTCATGTTCCTCTCTCTAACTTTGATTCTGAAAACAGGGAATTGAAAACATATTGAGCAATATTTCCAGCAATTCCATCCCACTCCAGGTTATTTAAATTCAACAATGGAAACTTGAAAGATCCTCATAAAGAGCAATTTACGAACTAGGTTCAGCAGTTATTCACTTCAAAATCCAAAGACGATTATATGCAGGATTTGGACTTTCTCTCTACTAATTCATCTAATTTTGGTTACTGAAAACTAGAGGTCAAGCTGAAGCATAAATCCAATGTGGTGTACGGATGAAACATAAATTTTTCTTACTGAATCTGAAGTTGACTCCTGCTTTGGGACTATAAGAGTAGTGATGTGAAAAACACGGTTTTTCTGCAAGTTGAGAAATACAAGACATAAATTATCACAAAATAGAGTTCATAAATTTCATGTTTAGCAATTGGCATTCAGATTTACTGCGTTTACTTCATACCAGTGAACCAGCAAGAACTCCACAAGTTTCTAAATTCTTAGTTGTGTTTTCTCGAGCTAACCTCAAGAAATCTTCCATCAGTCTCACTGGCTACACcataagaaaaaagaagaaaggtcaTACTAGCACAGTTTTATATCAGGTAAAGCTGATTTAAAACTAGAACTGCAAAGGCTTTGACAAAAAATTTCCTACAAGTATGACAGTTGCACCAAGACTTTTATGGATCAAGGAGATACAGAAGCCAAAATAATGTAATATAAAATAAGAACTCACAACATGCAAATGTTGataagaatttgaactggatgGTTCATCCTGAATGCACTTAGCTGGCCCAGGTCTTGGATCTGCAACTTTGGATGGAGATATAGGACGAAACTCTTGTTGTAGTTGTGCCAAAACTGGAGGAGGTGAAGGTTGCCTTAAGTTACTTAAAGGAATATTATCACTCCGCACATCGTCAAGAAATTGAAAATTGGAATCCTCAGTAGGATGTAACCATCGTCCATCATCCAAAGAAAGAACCGATTCCATAGAAGACTTATCCACTATCAAGCTAGAGTCTTTAGACACCAAAGGTCTATCTTCAGCTGGATTGAGGCTATAAAATAGTGACACAACATTCAAAATGTTGTACCAAAGTAATTTaaggaaataagaaaatagagaaatatAGGCATTGCAAGTGTTGGGCTACTACGATATACTAA
This window encodes:
- the LOC129887339 gene encoding AMSH-like ubiquitin thioesterase 3 — encoded protein: MRRPATMNIDAMARKVDVDNRIPLRNYYRIANNLLRQASIHRGEKNIIDLYIILLRYSSLVTETIPSHRDYQALHPKERALSKKMLLAVLDELEGLKPEFQRQFQGIGEVQVSAQPYQLNNPENHRYRPVGNSLGRPSTNNKASSDYDNQWALTNAPSSTWKQNNEYSRISSQSSIDKQFQKLSLNFSVPKQETLSRHSFFGPNGLRGQWSGPCSEIKVNYPVHDDLAPNEILSLNPAEDRPLVSKDSSLIVDKSSMESVLSLDDGRWLHPTEDSNFQFLDDVRSDNIPLSNLRQPSPPPVLAQLQQEFRPISPSKVADPRPGPAKCIQDEPSSSNSYQHLHVPVRLMEDFLRLARENTTKNLETCGVLAGSLKNRVFHITTLIVPKQESTSDSCQTLNEEEIFDIQDKRSLFPLGWIHTHPSQTCFMSSVDLHTHYSYQIMLPEAIAIVMAPTDTASPHGIFHLSDPAGVSVIRNCQQRGFHPHEESEDGSPIYEHCSHVYMNANMKFDIVDLR